A genomic region of Papaver somniferum cultivar HN1 chromosome 7, ASM357369v1, whole genome shotgun sequence contains the following coding sequences:
- the LOC113297982 gene encoding uncharacterized protein At5g39865-like, whose translation MGCASSSTKKSSSRCQHCQNPLSRSHSMPIHHPAQRKGDSYHLVALTSTTLGSLKLDSIDHHHLDGITFSGSYQDEYDNRNYENSDGKINEFSAEVIQAKTWSNMINETIPKAISRTPIRTPPGEPETINSWELMEGLEDEHSPLRLPPNLLNRCVSYHGSTNYSSKMVDQEEQHLQKPQEVYEPTTPTLQENESASPKPIWLEHEDIDANSNSKIVAEDFDPEMISTLRKALEELSPNNTVINPKTPQENEKVANSLFSKKISNAVAPAKCPPDGENKVVIYFTSLRGVRKTYEDCCNVRVILKGFGYRLDERDVSMHSGFRDELKELLGSEYRGVLPRVFVKGDYIGSNEEVKQLHEDGELEKLLRGCDIDDGVCEACGDVRFVPCERCSGSCKIYYEEECATDYDDEFDSEDREECEEDGGGFQRCPDCNENGIVRCPVCCY comes from the coding sequence ATGGGTTGTGCAAGTTCAAGTACTAAGAAATCTTCATCGCGATGCCAACACTGTCAAAATCCTCTTTCTCGTAGTCATTCCATGCCAATTCACCATCCGGCTCAACGTAAAGGTGATAGCTATCATCTTGTAGCTCTTACCTCTACTACATTGGGTTCTCTTAAACTCGATTCTATTGATCATCATCATTTAGATGGTATTACATTTAGTGGAAGCTATCAAGATGAGTATGACAACAGGAACTATGAGAATAGTGATGGCAAGATTAATGAATTCTCGGCGGAGGTAATTCAGGCAAAGACTTGGTCTAATATGATAAACGAGACGATACCTAAAGCTATTTCAAGAACACCGATCAGAACACCTCCTGGTGAACCTGAAACAATCAATTCTTGGGAGTTAATGGAAGGTTTAGAAGATGAACATAGCCCACTTCGTCTTCCTCCGAATCTTCTGAATAGGTGTGTGTCTTATCATGGGTCTACAAATTACAGTTCTAAGATGGTGGATCAAGAGGAACAACATTTACAAAAACCACAAGAAGTTTATGAACCCACCACACCAACACTACAAGAAAATGAGTCTGCCTCACCGAAACCAATATGGCTAGAGCATGAAGATATTGATGCAAACTCAAATTCTAAGATAGTCGCTGAAGATTTTGATCCAGAAATGATCTCTACATTAAGAAAAGCACTGGAAGAACTATCTCCGAATAATACAGTGATTAATCCCAAGACACCGCAGGAAAATGAGAAAGTGGCCAACTCTTTGTTCTCAAAAAAGATAAGCAATGCAGTTGCACCAGCAAAATGCCCACCAGATGGTGAGAATAAGGTGGTGATATACTTCACAAGTCTTCGAGGGGTAAGAAAGACGTACGAGGACTGCTGCAATGTAAGAGTCATACTGAAAGGATTTGGATATCGACTTGACGAGAGAGACGTATCGATGCATAGTGGTTTCAGAGATGAATTGAAAGAACTATTGGGAAGTGAATACAGAGGTGTGTTACCTAGAGTTTTCGTGAAAGGAGACTACATTGGCAGCAATGAGGAAGTAAAACAATTACATGAAGACGGAGAATTGGAGAAGTTACTACGAGGTTGTGATATTGATGATGGAGTCTGTGAAGCCTGTGGAGATGTAAGATTTGTACCATGTGAAAGATGTTCAGGTAGTTGTAAGATCTATTATGAAGAAGAATGCGCCACTGACTATGATGATGAATTTGATAGCGAAGACAGAGAAGAATGTGAAGAGGATGGTGGTGGATTTCAAAGATGTCCTGATTGTAATGAAAATGGAATTGTCAGATGTCCTGTATGTTGTTACTAG
- the LOC113297983 gene encoding binding partner of ACD11 1-like isoform X2 → MNPSGYTVEVTSLSPSATEKDVYDFFAFSGTIEHVEIIRYGEYACTAYVTFKDAHALETAVLLSGAEIVDQRVCITRWGQSGDESDFWNRPSWKIEEEDGGSTRDAHFVPTTGEAVMMAQDVVRTMLSKGYVLGREALSKAKEIDETHQVSATAAAKVAEMSNKFGLTDKICVGLETVKSVDNRYGVSETTKSAFSAAGRTAAAAATTVVNSSYFSWGALCVSDALAKAAKAAADLGNQASGK, encoded by the exons ATGAACCCAAGTGGCTATACAGTAGAGGTTACCAGTCTTTCTCCTAGTGCTACAGAAAaagatgtttatgatttctttgctTTTTCTGGCACCATTGAACATGTCGAAATAATAAG ATATGGTGAATATGCTTGCACTGCTTATGTAACATTCAAGGATGCCCATGCCCTGGAAACTGCTGTATTGCTCAGT GGAGCTGAGATTGTTGACCAGCGTGTCTGCATAACTCGCTGGGGGCAGAGTGGAGATGAATCTGATTTCTGGAATAGGCCATCATggaagattgaagaagaagatggtggctCAACT AGAGATGCCCACTTTGTTCCTACTACTGGGGAAGCAGTAATGATGGCTCAGGATGTAGTTAGAACCATGTTGTCTAAGGGATATGTACTGGGAAGAGAAGCATTGAGCAAGGCCAAAGAAATTGATGAAACTCATCAAGTTTCAGCTACTGCAGCAGCCAAAGTTGCTGAAATGAGCAACAAATTTGGCCTGACTGATAAAATCTGTGTGGGATTGGAGACCGTTAAATCTGTTGATAACAGGTATGGAGTATCGGAAACCACAAAGTCAGCCTTCTCTGCAGCGGgaagaacagcagcagcagcagccacCACTGTTGTCAACAGCAGCTACTTTTCATGGGGAGCACTTTGTGTTTCTGATGCTCTTGCTAAAGCAGCCAAAGCCGCAGCTGATTTAGGTAATCAGGCCAGTGGAAAGTGA
- the LOC113297983 gene encoding binding partner of ACD11 1-like isoform X1, with amino-acid sequence MNPSGYTVEVTSLSPSATEKDVYDFFAFSGTIEHVEIIRYGEYACTAYVTFKDAHALETAVLLSGAEIVDQRVCITRWGQSGDESDFWNRPSWKIEEEDGGSTSTQRDAHFVPTTGEAVMMAQDVVRTMLSKGYVLGREALSKAKEIDETHQVSATAAAKVAEMSNKFGLTDKICVGLETVKSVDNRYGVSETTKSAFSAAGRTAAAAATTVVNSSYFSWGALCVSDALAKAAKAAADLGNQASGK; translated from the exons ATGAACCCAAGTGGCTATACAGTAGAGGTTACCAGTCTTTCTCCTAGTGCTACAGAAAaagatgtttatgatttctttgctTTTTCTGGCACCATTGAACATGTCGAAATAATAAG ATATGGTGAATATGCTTGCACTGCTTATGTAACATTCAAGGATGCCCATGCCCTGGAAACTGCTGTATTGCTCAGT GGAGCTGAGATTGTTGACCAGCGTGTCTGCATAACTCGCTGGGGGCAGAGTGGAGATGAATCTGATTTCTGGAATAGGCCATCATggaagattgaagaagaagatggtggctCAACT AGTACCCAGAGAGATGCCCACTTTGTTCCTACTACTGGGGAAGCAGTAATGATGGCTCAGGATGTAGTTAGAACCATGTTGTCTAAGGGATATGTACTGGGAAGAGAAGCATTGAGCAAGGCCAAAGAAATTGATGAAACTCATCAAGTTTCAGCTACTGCAGCAGCCAAAGTTGCTGAAATGAGCAACAAATTTGGCCTGACTGATAAAATCTGTGTGGGATTGGAGACCGTTAAATCTGTTGATAACAGGTATGGAGTATCGGAAACCACAAAGTCAGCCTTCTCTGCAGCGGgaagaacagcagcagcagcagccacCACTGTTGTCAACAGCAGCTACTTTTCATGGGGAGCACTTTGTGTTTCTGATGCTCTTGCTAAAGCAGCCAAAGCCGCAGCTGATTTAGGTAATCAGGCCAGTGGAAAGTGA